One part of the Actinomycetota bacterium genome encodes these proteins:
- a CDS encoding ZIP family zinc transporter has product MDGAFAWGILAASSLVIGALVALWFHLSLRVIGLIMGFGAGVLISAASFDLIEEAADKASGSGSVAVGVFAGCLVFFGGDWLIDRLGGGARKGATGDQEGGSPLAIVLGTVLDGIPESMVIGLTIFEGGEVGASYLAAVFISNLPESISSTSGLVTSGWKKARILWMWIAIAVVCGLASLSGYALFQDSSPETVGFVLAFAAGAIITMLADTMMPEAFKHGGKLVGVVTTLGFATAYAIHVLG; this is encoded by the coding sequence ATGGACGGCGCGTTCGCCTGGGGGATCCTGGCAGCATCCTCGCTGGTGATCGGCGCGCTGGTGGCGCTCTGGTTCCATCTCAGCCTGCGGGTGATCGGGCTGATCATGGGTTTCGGCGCCGGCGTGCTGATCAGCGCGGCGTCGTTCGACCTGATCGAAGAGGCTGCCGACAAGGCATCCGGCAGCGGCTCCGTCGCCGTTGGAGTCTTCGCCGGCTGTCTCGTCTTTTTCGGCGGCGACTGGCTGATCGACCGGCTCGGCGGGGGTGCGCGCAAGGGCGCGACCGGCGATCAAGAAGGCGGCTCCCCGCTGGCGATCGTGCTCGGCACCGTGCTCGACGGGATACCGGAGTCGATGGTGATCGGCCTGACCATCTTCGAGGGCGGCGAGGTCGGCGCCTCGTATCTAGCCGCGGTCTTCATCTCCAACCTGCCCGAGTCGATCTCCTCCACGAGCGGCCTCGTGACGAGCGGCTGGAAGAAAGCCCGGATCCTATGGATGTGGATCGCGATCGCCGTGGTCTGCGGACTCGCCTCCCTCAGCGGGTACGCACTCTTCCAGGACTCCTCACCCGAAACAGTCGGCTTCGTTCTCGCGTTCGCTGCAGGTGCGATCATCACCATGCTCGCGGACACGATGATGCCCGAGGCGTTCAAGCACGGAGGCAAGCTGGTCGGGGTGGTCACGACGCTGGGCTTTGCGACCGCGTACGCCATCCACGTTCTCGGTTGA
- a CDS encoding GAF and ANTAR domain-containing protein produces the protein MPIDPSMLAKSIATLTDLDPERDLAATLDQAVVAAKQLFAVDAAGIMLADADGKLRWASASDLLAQTLEDNQETFAAGPCLEAFTTGRPAVMREATLEPRWGEITLAFVELQIRSGLSVPVELGGGPIGTLDVYNAAPGGWDETEVSALQTYAGLVATLLGAAAKAEISGRLADQLQVARDYRMLTEQAKSALIDRERLDDQEAFIDLQRAVRSFRRELPDVAAGLPMPRGPAEPAERGAHQLDLGALDGEAAAFLEQRPGADGVGHKLSQLLLGFLTTEVGPLANRLAELGMDPTPLFATTSGILRLYADTLEHPNPRR, from the coding sequence ATGCCGATCGACCCCTCCATGCTGGCCAAGAGCATCGCCACCCTGACCGACCTGGACCCCGAGCGGGACCTGGCCGCCACCCTGGACCAGGCGGTGGTCGCGGCCAAGCAGCTGTTCGCGGTTGACGCCGCCGGGATCATGCTCGCCGACGCCGACGGCAAGCTACGGTGGGCCAGCGCCTCCGACCTGCTCGCCCAGACCCTGGAAGACAACCAGGAGACATTCGCCGCTGGCCCCTGCCTGGAGGCGTTCACCACCGGCCGGCCGGCGGTCATGCGCGAGGCCACCCTGGAGCCGCGCTGGGGCGAGATCACCCTGGCGTTTGTCGAGCTGCAGATCCGGTCGGGCCTCAGTGTTCCGGTGGAGCTGGGCGGTGGCCCGATCGGGACCTTAGATGTGTACAACGCCGCCCCGGGTGGCTGGGACGAGACCGAGGTCAGCGCCCTGCAGACCTATGCCGGGCTGGTCGCCACCCTGCTCGGGGCCGCGGCCAAGGCCGAGATCAGCGGTCGCCTGGCCGACCAGCTCCAGGTCGCGCGTGACTACCGGATGCTGACCGAGCAGGCCAAGAGCGCGCTCATCGACCGGGAACGCCTGGATGACCAGGAGGCCTTCATCGACCTCCAGCGAGCGGTCAGGTCATTTAGGCGCGAGCTTCCCGACGTGGCCGCCGGCCTGCCGATGCCGCGTGGGCCAGCCGAACCGGCGGAGCGCGGGGCCCATCAGCTGGACCTGGGGGCCTTGGACGGCGAGGCCGCCGCCTTCCTGGAACAAAGGCCAGGCGCCGATGGGGTCGGGCACAAGTTGAGCCAGCTGCTGCTCGGCTTTCTGACGACCGAGGTGGGGCCCCTGGCCAACCGGCTGGCCGAGCTCGGCATGGACCCGACACCGCTGTTTGCCACCACGAGCGGCATCTTGCGGCTGTACGCCGACACCCTGGAGCACCCCAACCCTCGGCGGTGA